The following proteins are co-located in the Tistrella bauzanensis genome:
- a CDS encoding BolA family protein gives MTMKQRIESKLAQAFAPERLEIVDESDQHAGHAGHRPGGETHFRVDIVAAAFEGETRVARQRRVYQVLAEELADRVHALALSTRTPEEARRVG, from the coding sequence ATGACCATGAAGCAGCGGATCGAAAGCAAGCTCGCCCAGGCATTCGCGCCCGAGCGGCTGGAGATCGTCGACGAGAGCGACCAGCATGCTGGCCATGCGGGGCATCGCCCAGGCGGCGAAACCCATTTCCGGGTCGATATCGTCGCTGCCGCATTCGAGGGCGAGACCCGCGTCGCGCGTCAGAGGCGGGTCTATCAGGTGCTGGCTGAGGAACTTGCCGATCGCGTTCATGCACTTGCGCTGTCGACGAGAACGCCGGAGGAAGCGCGGCGCGTGGGTTGA
- a CDS encoding helix-turn-helix domain-containing protein, with the protein MKTTKSRAQEVDRYVGARIRERRIMLGLTQQQLADMIGVTYQQAHKYERGINRIAAGRLYDIAQALGVTISYFFEGLEQGGQVEMTPRQRMCLELARNFSMIQNGKHQEALSTLARSLADAS; encoded by the coding sequence ATGAAGACCACCAAGAGCCGGGCTCAGGAAGTTGATCGTTATGTCGGCGCGCGGATCCGCGAGCGCCGCATCATGCTGGGCCTGACCCAGCAGCAGCTGGCCGACATGATCGGCGTCACCTATCAGCAGGCGCATAAGTACGAGCGTGGCATCAACCGCATCGCGGCCGGCCGCCTCTATGACATCGCGCAGGCGCTGGGCGTCACCATCTCCTACTTCTTTGAAGGTCTGGAGCAGGGCGGCCAGGTCGAGATGACCCCCCGTCAGCGCATGTGCCTGGAACTGGCACGCAACTTCTCGATGATCCAGAACGGCAAGCATCAGGAAGCGCTGAGCACCCTGGCTCGCAGCCTGGCCGACGCCTCCTGA